From Ficedula albicollis isolate OC2 chromosome 20, FicAlb1.5, whole genome shotgun sequence, one genomic window encodes:
- the ZFP64 gene encoding zinc finger protein 64 has protein sequence MHLQPLLSCLRAPRAPGGRRGRSGTGGAAGPGDGPWIPGSGLWILRDGPCVLGSGPWILGSGPWVPVPGSTTVLVELTPDIHICGICKQQFNNLDAFVGHKQSGCQLGSATAGATSTVQFVSEETLPSTQAQSTSRTIASETQTITVSAPEFVFEHGYQTYLPSESTEPPAAAVVSAPPKARSKKSSSSVPQKKLSCLYPGCQFKTSYGMKDLERHRRTHTGDKPHKCEVCSKCFSRKDKLKMHLRSHTGVKPYKCRHCEYAAADSSSLSKHQRIHSNERPFKCQICPYASRNSSQLTVHLRSHTGDAPFQCQLCPAKFKINSDLKRHLRVHSGEKPYKCEFCEVRCAMKGNLKSHVRIKHGAENSLKCPECDFQCGNKTSLRQHIRGHQPEQPVKCPECSYSCSSRAALKVHERIHGKERPFKCQFCAFDTKQRSNLTTHVRKAHGDKAKGKKPDRKEGERPRQGGSRQVARLDAKKAFKCDLCEASFVREDSLRSHKKQHGLYGGSKGGELAVLQLQVDPGRQPGAPGHLQVPLQAAQVSPYNEGRVKIIVGHQVPQAGGLAQAAPVSVVPPALLGAGQEEVLAGGRVATGDAGPGAEAAVLLGSPEQGLLPAAAPGHEPPGSQAFIASSAISCSDLEGLNALIQEGAAEVTVVSDGGQSITVSTAAPPPPIFSSSSHTEGPKQSYSIIQSGAHTALLCPADSIPD, from the exons CGCCGCGGGCACCGGGCGGGCGGCGGGGCCGGAGCGGGACCGGaggggcagcggggccgggagATGGTCCGTGGATCCCGGGCAGTGGTCTGTGGATCCTGCGTGATGGTCCCTGCGTGCTCGGTAGTGGTCCATGGATCCTGGGCAGTGGTCCGTGGGTCCCAG TCCCCGGCAGCACCACGGTGCTGGTGGAGCTGACGCCCGACATCCACATCTGCGGCATCTGCAAGCAGCAGTTCAACAACCTGGACGCCTTCGTGGGGCACAAGCAGAGcggctgccagctgggcagtgccacagctggagcCACCAGCACCGTCCAGTTCGTGTCCGAGGAgaccctgcccagcacacaggcTCAGAGCACCAGCAGGACCATCGCCTCCGAGACACAGACCATCACAG ttTCTGCCCCAGAGTTTGTGTTTGAGCATGGCTACCAAACCTACCTGCCCAGCGAGAGCACagagcctccagctgctgctgttgtctcTGCACCCCCAAAAGCAAGGTCCAAGAAATCCTCCTCCTCAGTGCCACAGAAGAAACTCAGCTGCCTGTACCCAG GTTGCCAGTTCAAGACTTCCTATGGTATGAAGGATTTGGAACGTCATCGGCGAACACACACAG gaGACAAGCCCCACAAGTGCGAGGTGTGCAGCAAGTGCTTCAGCCGCAAGGACAAGCTGAAGATGCACCTGCGCTCGCACACGGGGGTGAAGCCCTACAAGTGCAGGCACTGCGAGTACGCGGcggctgacagcagcagcctgagcaagCACCAGCGCATCCACTCCAACGAGCGCCCCTTCAAGTGCCAGATCTGCCCCTACGCCAGCCGCAACTCCAGCCAGCTCACCGTGCACCTGCGCTCGCACACAG GCGACGCCCCTttccagtgccagctgtgccccgCCAAGTTCAAGATCAACTCGGACCTGAAGCGGCACCTGCGGGTGCACTCGGGGGAGAAGCCCTACAAGTGCGAGTTCTGCGAGGTGCGCTGCGCCATGAAGGGCAACCTGAAATCGCACGTGCGCATCAAGCACGGCGCGGAGAACAGCCTCAAGTGCCCCGAGTGCGACTTCCAGTGCGGCAACAAGACCAGCCTGCGGCAGCACATCCGCGGCCACCAGCCCGAGCAGCCCGTCAAGTGCCCCGAGTGCAGCTACTCGTGCTCCAGCAGGGCGGCCCTCAAGGTGCACGAGCGCATCCACGGCAAGGAGCGGCCCTTCAAGTGCCAGTTCTGCGCCTTCGACACCAAGCAGCGCAGCAACCTCACCACCCACGTGCGCAAGGCCCACGGGGACAAGGCCAAGGGCAAGAAGCCGGAcaggaaggaaggggagaggCCCAGGCAGGGCGGCTCCAGGCAGGTGGCCAGGCTGGACGCCAAGAAGGCCTTCAAGTGCGACCTGTGCGAGGCGTCCTTCGTGCGGGAGGACTCGCTGCGCAGCCACAAGAAGCAGCACGGCCTGTACGGCGGCTCCAAGGGCGGCGAGCTGGccgtgctgcagctgcaggtggacCCCGGCCGCCAGCCCGGCGCCCCCGGCCACCTGCAGGTGCCGCTCCAGGCCGCTCAGGTGTCCCCCTACAACGAGGGCCGAGTCAAGATCATCGTGGGCCACCAGGTGCCTCAGGCCGGCGGCCTGGCGCAGGCGGCCCCGGTGAGCGTGGTGCCGCCCGCGCTGCTGGGCGCGGGGCAGGAGGAGGTGCTGGCcggcggcc gggtggccaCGGGGGACGCGGGGCCGGGGGCGGAGGCGGCcgtgctgctgggcagccccgAGCAGGGCCTGCTGCCCGCTGCTGCCCCTGGCCACGAGCCCCCCGGCAGCCAGGCCTTCATCGCCAGCTCCGCCATCAGCTGCTCCGACCTGGAGGGGCTCAACGCCCTCATCCAGGAGGGAGCGGCCGAGGTGACCGTGGTCAGCGACGGGGGGCAGAGCATCACCGTGTCCACGGCTGCTCCTCCTCCGCccatcttctcctcctcctcccacacCGAGGGCCCCAAGCAGAGCTACTCCATCATCCAGAGCGGGGCTCACAcggccctgctgtgtcctgcagacTCCATCCCTGActag